A section of the Subtercola frigoramans genome encodes:
- a CDS encoding sensor histidine kinase, giving the protein MTDEIVTRQHDPATPTGLGALRPRARLLRTLGNDLISSDKVALIELVKNCYDADATTVIIRFRGPLEEGSGRIEVWDDGHGMDVPTLQRSWLDIATDTKRRKPKSDSGRRVLGEKGIGRLAAARLGSELMLVTRMADVSEVKLLIDWSQFDRDDAYLDEIEVAWELGDPEIFSESGSASEVFSDSVSETWQRGHGTLLQIDKLTHGWTKEDFVELRTALTRLIRPRPVAKTTAEVLTAKGPETAAPDFQILIELLAVPEELQGFAGPVDTSADLQTPHYRLTGSVDKNGSAALHYVQQDPPIDEDLGTKLLWNNDKRAPNAGPFDFEINVWDRDKDAIQRTLEAASPGGPTPTPKDLKGFRETLDVVAGVSIYRDGFRVLPFGESGDDWLGLDLRRVQSPTRRLSNNQIIGHIFIGADTNEGLKDQSNREGFLAGPAYSDLQALVRAALNELEIRRYTARHPEKPLAEKKGGLFERFDLGEIRGALAASYPGDTRLIGLIDEKNRDIQDGVTEVQHVLSRYSRLATLGSLVDRVLHDGRTVVTRLKNIARFGKRDLDKPTLPLAEKVVIAQGSMEQTGVQAQVLSSLFNQIEPFGGRKRGRPKETRTHDVIKNAIAIMQVEADDQGVELLAGDDDFTTRLDEAEVLTVLVNLIQNAIYWTATQSKDAERKVLIGVRSNDDSSLTFAVSDSGPGVPDDLRPHIFDPYFSSKPEGVGLGLSIVGNLVEDIYGGELTLVNEGPLSGATFEATFRRRV; this is encoded by the coding sequence ATGACCGATGAGATCGTCACCCGGCAACACGACCCAGCTACTCCGACCGGTTTGGGCGCGCTGAGACCAAGAGCACGTCTGCTCCGCACGCTGGGTAACGATCTCATCAGTAGTGACAAAGTTGCGCTCATCGAACTGGTCAAGAACTGCTACGACGCCGACGCAACTACTGTCATCATTCGCTTTCGCGGACCTCTGGAAGAAGGCAGTGGCAGGATCGAGGTTTGGGACGACGGGCACGGGATGGACGTTCCCACTCTTCAGCGTTCATGGCTTGACATCGCCACCGACACAAAAAGGCGCAAGCCCAAAAGTGACAGCGGACGGCGCGTGCTCGGCGAGAAAGGCATCGGCAGGTTGGCCGCGGCAAGGCTCGGCAGCGAGCTGATGCTCGTGACCAGGATGGCCGACGTCAGCGAGGTAAAACTCCTCATCGACTGGAGCCAGTTCGACCGCGACGACGCCTACCTTGACGAGATCGAAGTGGCATGGGAGCTCGGCGACCCAGAGATCTTCTCTGAAAGCGGCTCAGCCAGCGAAGTTTTCTCCGATTCCGTCAGCGAGACATGGCAACGCGGCCATGGAACTCTGCTGCAAATCGACAAGCTGACACACGGGTGGACGAAGGAGGACTTCGTCGAACTTCGCACCGCACTCACCCGATTGATTCGTCCCCGACCAGTCGCCAAGACCACGGCCGAGGTATTGACCGCTAAGGGTCCCGAAACCGCCGCCCCCGATTTCCAGATCCTCATTGAACTCCTAGCGGTCCCAGAAGAGTTGCAGGGATTCGCCGGTCCAGTTGACACCTCAGCCGATCTCCAGACACCCCACTATCGACTTACTGGGTCCGTCGACAAGAACGGATCAGCAGCCCTTCACTACGTACAGCAGGACCCTCCGATCGACGAAGATCTAGGGACAAAACTGCTTTGGAACAACGACAAACGAGCTCCGAATGCCGGGCCCTTCGACTTCGAGATCAACGTATGGGATCGAGATAAAGACGCCATCCAGCGGACCCTCGAAGCGGCGAGCCCGGGCGGACCTACCCCTACTCCGAAGGATTTGAAGGGCTTCCGCGAAACACTCGACGTTGTCGCCGGGGTCAGCATATACAGAGACGGCTTCCGCGTCCTGCCCTTCGGCGAGAGCGGCGACGACTGGCTCGGCCTTGACCTCCGACGCGTCCAAAGCCCCACTCGTAGGCTCTCCAACAATCAGATCATCGGTCACATCTTTATCGGAGCTGACACGAATGAGGGTCTAAAAGACCAGTCGAACCGAGAAGGTTTTCTCGCGGGGCCGGCCTATTCAGATCTTCAAGCGTTGGTTCGAGCTGCACTGAACGAGCTAGAGATTCGTCGCTACACGGCGCGACATCCCGAGAAACCACTAGCCGAAAAGAAGGGCGGACTGTTCGAGCGGTTCGACCTTGGTGAGATCCGCGGCGCACTCGCCGCGAGCTACCCCGGTGACACTCGACTCATCGGTCTGATTGACGAGAAGAACCGCGACATTCAGGACGGAGTCACCGAGGTTCAGCACGTCCTGTCGCGATACTCGCGTCTCGCCACTCTGGGATCACTGGTCGACCGTGTCCTCCACGATGGGCGAACAGTCGTTACACGCCTCAAGAACATTGCAAGGTTTGGGAAGCGCGACCTCGACAAGCCCACCTTGCCGCTAGCGGAAAAAGTCGTGATCGCTCAGGGCTCTATGGAGCAGACGGGCGTACAGGCGCAGGTTCTTTCGTCACTGTTCAACCAGATCGAACCCTTCGGGGGACGCAAGCGCGGTCGACCGAAGGAGACCCGGACTCACGATGTCATAAAGAATGCGATAGCCATCATGCAGGTCGAGGCCGATGATCAGGGTGTCGAACTTCTTGCGGGCGATGACGATTTCACAACGCGGCTGGACGAAGCAGAGGTGCTGACTGTTCTCGTGAATCTGATCCAGAACGCGATCTACTGGACCGCCACTCAGTCGAAGGACGCCGAGAGGAAAGTCCTGATTGGGGTTCGAAGCAACGACGACTCATCGCTGACCTTCGCCGTCAGCGACTCGGGCCCCGGGGTGCCGGATGATCTTCGACCGCACATCTTTGACCCGTATTTCTCAAGCAAGCCCGAAGGGGTCGGACTCGGACTCAGCATCGTCGGAAACTTGGTTGAGGACATATACGGCGGCGAACTCACTCTCGTCAACGAGGGCCCTCTTAGTGGGGCAACTTTCGAGGCGACGTTCAGGAGGCGTGTCTAG
- a CDS encoding SIR2 family protein yields the protein MKMFLLGAGASVDAGLKSSVGLTKAIAERLGRGSFRNPTGQLLHAVIGAMVQHDASGGADAFVVPDVERVFSAVTKLKLRDDLDISAFVERWNGSLDTVTGPSGLPRSWAREFRESLSGEAAGDMELQATFERGVSALTESTSSSLFADLEQRMRMALVQVLKVDSERVSYLNPMVSSTDLHAIATLNYDLSVETASSRIGLTVDTGLDRWRGGYGWGWTPESDLKLLKLHGSLDYVLHHARPIGGRMISEHLVGVGDEVGANPALVFGLGSKLRSDGPFLAMLVEFDRLLASTEWLTIVGYSFRDDHINAALTRWMNGSSARRLSVIDPDIEKWMQDGGGAPSYFARLQRGASGEGYEFGSRAMWTPIQTDFLPLGAAQGVEQLHG from the coding sequence ATGAAGATGTTCCTATTGGGCGCGGGCGCGTCAGTCGATGCTGGGCTGAAGTCGAGCGTCGGTCTCACCAAAGCAATCGCGGAGCGACTTGGTCGAGGTTCGTTCCGGAATCCGACGGGGCAGCTACTCCATGCCGTGATCGGAGCGATGGTTCAGCATGACGCCAGCGGAGGCGCGGATGCATTCGTCGTTCCTGATGTCGAGCGCGTGTTCTCGGCGGTGACCAAGCTGAAGTTGCGTGACGACCTCGATATTTCCGCATTCGTCGAACGATGGAACGGCAGCCTAGACACGGTCACTGGACCATCGGGCCTCCCCAGATCGTGGGCACGCGAGTTTCGTGAATCCTTGAGCGGAGAGGCTGCCGGCGATATGGAACTGCAAGCCACATTCGAGCGGGGCGTGTCCGCCCTGACTGAGTCCACATCTTCGTCGTTGTTTGCGGACCTCGAACAGCGGATGCGGATGGCTCTCGTTCAAGTTCTCAAGGTCGACTCAGAAAGGGTCTCGTATCTGAACCCGATGGTGTCCTCGACAGACCTACACGCGATCGCAACGCTCAACTACGACCTGTCCGTCGAAACTGCTAGTTCGCGGATCGGACTTACGGTAGATACCGGACTCGACAGGTGGAGGGGCGGCTACGGATGGGGCTGGACGCCCGAGAGCGACCTGAAGCTGCTGAAACTCCACGGCTCGTTGGACTACGTGCTCCACCACGCGCGACCGATCGGAGGCCGGATGATCAGCGAGCACCTTGTCGGAGTTGGTGATGAGGTCGGAGCAAATCCTGCGCTGGTTTTTGGGCTCGGATCTAAGCTGCGTTCAGACGGGCCGTTTCTTGCGATGCTCGTGGAGTTCGACCGCCTCCTTGCGAGTACCGAGTGGCTCACTATCGTGGGCTACTCGTTCCGCGATGACCATATCAACGCTGCGTTGACAAGGTGGATGAACGGGAGCAGCGCTCGCCGCTTGTCCGTCATTGACCCAGACATCGAGAAGTGGATGCAGGACGGTGGCGGCGCACCGAGCTACTTCGCTCGCCTTCAACGAGGTGCGTCCGGAGAGGGTTACGAATTCGGGAGCCGTGCCATGTGGACGCCTATCCAGACAGATTTCCTTCCTTTGGGTGCAGCTCAGGGGGTGGAGCAGCTTCACGGCTAG
- a CDS encoding restriction endonuclease, producing MNLDELLQVMDRAAANLAKLQTIWDRAQPMIPSSPQRGTSREYEDLRRAWTPLLSGLPPIDGLTVTEELPDIDEAGQSFIDYWEIGEPAFALMNELEKPGHQLDEYRFRLAQARRRAIHDRLDQLTSTITGTLAKLTESVDRNSSDRVDDPGTKVVEDSISEIERLLGDTTDRKGRWGDLHRHLHFGQGHDWHDIAEMDWPSVREDIEAASLSETDPLPVPVIDLGVAASAKPTGGATIGLTWTALDDDGFERLLFDLLRGFPSYQNVEWLMKTRAPDRGRDLSAERIIKDDGGTTRTERVIVQAKHWTTKSVAPADITNTLAALPLWEPPVVRTLVIATSGRFTSDAVAIAEKHNADGKLPFIELWPDSRLETQLSQRPDLIASYRLRS from the coding sequence GTGAATCTTGACGAGCTTCTTCAGGTGATGGACCGTGCGGCAGCGAATCTTGCGAAGCTTCAGACGATCTGGGATCGCGCCCAGCCGATGATCCCGTCAAGCCCACAACGCGGCACGAGCCGGGAGTACGAAGACCTACGCCGAGCATGGACGCCTTTGCTCTCTGGCCTACCTCCAATCGATGGGTTGACGGTTACCGAAGAGCTTCCTGACATCGACGAGGCGGGTCAGTCGTTCATTGACTACTGGGAAATCGGCGAGCCCGCCTTCGCGCTCATGAACGAGTTGGAGAAGCCCGGCCACCAACTCGACGAGTACCGATTCAGGCTCGCCCAAGCGCGGCGTCGAGCAATCCACGACCGCTTGGATCAACTCACGTCCACGATCACCGGGACACTTGCCAAGCTCACTGAATCAGTTGATCGCAACTCATCGGATCGCGTAGATGATCCAGGAACAAAGGTGGTCGAGGACTCGATCAGCGAGATCGAGCGGTTGCTCGGGGACACCACCGATCGAAAGGGACGGTGGGGTGATCTCCACAGACATCTCCATTTCGGTCAGGGCCACGACTGGCACGACATCGCCGAGATGGACTGGCCGTCCGTTCGTGAGGACATCGAGGCCGCAAGTCTCTCTGAGACGGACCCGCTGCCGGTGCCAGTAATCGACCTCGGAGTCGCCGCCTCGGCAAAACCGACAGGGGGTGCAACCATCGGACTCACATGGACCGCCCTCGATGACGACGGATTCGAGCGCCTGCTGTTCGACCTGCTGAGGGGCTTCCCCAGCTACCAGAACGTCGAGTGGCTCATGAAAACGCGTGCACCTGATCGAGGGCGAGACCTGTCAGCGGAGCGCATCATCAAGGACGACGGCGGAACGACACGCACTGAGCGGGTGATTGTCCAAGCCAAGCATTGGACCACGAAGTCTGTCGCGCCGGCCGACATCACGAACACTCTGGCCGCGCTCCCGCTCTGGGAACCGCCTGTAGTTCGAACCCTAGTAATAGCAACGAGCGGACGCTTCACCTCCGACGCCGTGGCGATCGCAGAAAAGCACAACGCCGACGGCAAGCTCCCGTTCATCGAGCTCTGGCCAGACAGCCGACTCGAAACGCAACTATCTCAGCGACCAGACCTGATCGCGAGCTACAGACTTCGTTCCTAG
- a CDS encoding DNA cytosine methyltransferase, with product MATYAVKLERSVPLILPRHPDAPEDEKFVEWCAAEKQSGRPLAIDLFSGAGGLGAGVEAAGWTVVAAVDHDKAALETHRANFRGRALEVDMSDSTQVASLIKELRPLGIDLIAGGPPCQPFSRAGRAKIRSLVNEGTRDAVDARKELWRSFIDVVLALRPRAVLMENVPDMAIGDDLKVIREIADILEDEGYTIDYRLLDAWRHGVPQHRKRFILQARNDGALPVWPSLTDDPPSVRDAIEDLPSLNDTTGARELPYLTEPTRTLAKELRGSASPGIIYDHMTRPVRDDDREAFELMTSSTLYSDLPDRLKRYRSDTFNDKYKRLDWDDLSRTITAHIAKDGYWYIHPGEHRTLTVREAARIQTFPDSFRFFGTRSDAFRQIGNAVPPILGRVVAQAILPLSEPGHELAPLPAMRAHLTQWALRQRQATWWLYPGPDMTAAAAAIAALLDVHRLPFASAFALMEPVRGIQDLTPTSLQHIDVHNLSKTRKQSVRDLREILRNEESVDWTPLLATLLGAAQRKVFALLRGGNELLVNEHIGKVVTLLMGLPEAQTGLHTDIKVALAQLVSTGPEAALRMSAIRAITVSEARAHIMSPLGADLENLGIEEAS from the coding sequence GTGGCAACGTACGCAGTGAAGCTCGAGCGCTCCGTCCCGCTAATCCTGCCCCGGCACCCCGATGCGCCTGAGGACGAGAAATTCGTCGAATGGTGCGCAGCCGAAAAGCAATCCGGACGCCCCCTCGCGATCGACCTGTTCTCAGGTGCCGGCGGACTCGGCGCCGGCGTCGAGGCAGCCGGCTGGACGGTAGTGGCTGCGGTCGACCATGACAAAGCAGCCCTAGAGACACACCGCGCCAACTTCCGCGGACGAGCACTAGAAGTCGATATGTCCGACTCAACCCAGGTCGCCAGCCTTATCAAGGAGTTACGTCCTCTCGGCATCGATCTCATAGCAGGCGGGCCGCCGTGCCAGCCATTCAGCAGAGCCGGTCGAGCGAAGATCCGTTCACTCGTCAACGAAGGAACACGCGACGCGGTTGACGCGCGCAAAGAACTCTGGCGCTCGTTCATCGACGTGGTGCTCGCGCTTCGGCCTCGTGCCGTCCTGATGGAGAACGTGCCTGACATGGCTATCGGGGACGATCTCAAAGTCATTCGAGAAATCGCGGACATCCTCGAAGATGAGGGTTACACCATCGACTACAGACTCCTTGACGCTTGGAGACATGGCGTCCCACAGCACCGCAAACGATTTATCCTCCAAGCACGAAACGACGGAGCCCTGCCAGTGTGGCCGAGCCTGACAGATGATCCGCCGTCAGTCCGCGATGCGATTGAAGATCTGCCATCGCTCAATGACACCACCGGGGCCCGAGAACTGCCCTACCTGACTGAGCCGACAAGGACACTTGCGAAAGAGCTACGTGGTTCCGCAAGTCCAGGCATCATTTACGACCACATGACCCGTCCAGTACGCGATGACGATCGCGAGGCATTTGAGCTGATGACCTCATCGACTCTCTACTCCGATCTCCCCGACCGTCTCAAGAGATACCGCTCCGACACCTTCAACGACAAATACAAGCGGCTCGACTGGGACGACCTCAGCCGGACCATCACCGCGCACATCGCCAAGGACGGGTACTGGTACATCCACCCGGGAGAGCACCGCACCCTCACTGTCCGCGAAGCCGCACGCATTCAGACGTTCCCCGACAGCTTCCGGTTCTTCGGAACTCGAAGCGACGCATTCCGCCAGATCGGAAACGCAGTCCCCCCGATTCTTGGCCGCGTCGTTGCTCAAGCGATCCTGCCACTCAGCGAGCCCGGACACGAGCTCGCGCCGTTGCCGGCGATGCGAGCTCACCTCACCCAATGGGCGCTCCGGCAGCGGCAGGCCACATGGTGGCTGTATCCCGGTCCAGATATGACCGCTGCCGCAGCCGCTATCGCCGCCTTGCTCGACGTGCATCGGCTGCCCTTTGCCTCAGCATTCGCTCTCATGGAGCCGGTCCGAGGGATTCAGGATCTGACGCCAACATCACTTCAACACATCGATGTTCACAATCTCAGCAAAACAAGGAAGCAATCCGTTCGAGACCTCCGCGAGATCTTGCGCAACGAGGAATCCGTCGACTGGACTCCACTTCTGGCGACGCTCCTTGGTGCCGCCCAGCGCAAGGTCTTTGCACTCTTGCGTGGCGGTAACGAGCTGCTCGTAAACGAGCACATCGGCAAAGTTGTCACCCTACTCATGGGCCTGCCGGAGGCGCAGACCGGACTGCACACCGACATCAAGGTTGCCTTGGCCCAATTGGTGTCCACCGGACCCGAAGCCGCACTGCGGATGAGCGCCATACGAGCGATCACAGTCTCCGAGGCGCGGGCGCACATCATGAGTCCTCTCGGTGCAGACCTTGAGAACCTGGGGATAGAGGAAGCGTCATGA
- the mobF gene encoding MobF family relaxase, whose amino-acid sequence MRVMSAGSGYKYLLRTVAVGDGDRSLSTPLTRYYTEEGSPPGFWLGSATTALGSGQIVPGDRVSESQLQLLIGMGRDPITGEPLGRAYPEYRTVAERIDARTAALDLDLSPVSRAEVIAAIEVEENDRGSRRAVAGFDFTFSIPKSASVLWAVSDAGTQSLIADAHHAAVAEMVAFMEREVAATRVGAVGRNGAVSQVDVTGLIATAFDHYDSRAGDPHLHTHVVISNKVQTAHDGKWRSLDGHPLHAATVALSELHEAVFADHLTRAFGVGWEAREMGRDRNPAWAITAVPEHLVVEFSSRSRQIEQEKNRLIAEYIERQGRQPSPTTVIKLRAQATLATRPEKQVRSLADLTAEWRARATHLLGEDATTWARTVTANGAPLLLRADDVPLDVIAELGRSVVATVGEKRSTWRRWNLTAEAARQTMPYRLATTRDREAIVGMVVDAAEAASLRLTPPELAASPAVFRRPNGTSAFRPKASTVYTSEELLAAEDRLLERARTITAPTAPIDVVEKVTARPDCEGRMLGEDQAAALAAVAVSGRVVDVLVGPAGAGKTTAMRALRTAWEREHGRGSVVGLAPSAVAAQVLADDLGITTENTAKWWDTHQRTGATFRKGQLVIIDEASLAGTLSLDRITALAEQTRAKVLLVGDWAQLQSVTAGGAFSLLVHDRDDAPELVDVHRFVNVWEKTASLDLRHGCAEAIDAYADHDRIIGGDNETMIDAAYTAWRADTRAGIATVLIADSNESVHSLNQRARADLILDGTVNALREVELQDTSRASIGDAIITRRNDRRLHAGRGWVRNGDRWTVTDVRDDGSLTVRRAGMRRGGELVLPAGYVAEYVDLGYAVTAHRAQGITTDTSHILADASTTRENLYVAMTRGREANLVYIATDRPDDSHNGPHPADNPDATARTVLYGVLQHVGAELSAHETITAEQETWGSVAQLAAEYETIAQAAQHDRWATLIRSSGLTPDEAEDTIRSDTFGALTAELRRAEANHHDVDLLLPRLGAARGFGDADDIAAVLHHRLTRATTRPAGSGRTRMAPRLIAGLIPEASGPMAAEMQQALTERRELIGRRADAVLDQATLEKQEWVLKIGEEPTEAEAAASWRRQARTIAAYRDRYDITANNPLGAAPGVEAQNIDLARASAALVRIKTIKTQPTDEATPPSPRRTGTGRVL is encoded by the coding sequence ATGCGAGTGATGAGCGCCGGTAGCGGCTACAAGTACCTCCTGCGAACCGTCGCCGTCGGCGACGGAGACCGCTCCCTGTCCACCCCGTTGACGAGGTACTACACCGAGGAAGGCAGCCCGCCCGGCTTCTGGCTCGGCTCGGCCACCACCGCACTCGGCAGCGGGCAGATCGTCCCGGGCGATCGCGTCTCCGAGTCCCAGTTGCAGCTACTCATCGGCATGGGCCGAGATCCAATCACCGGGGAACCGCTCGGGCGCGCTTACCCTGAGTACCGCACCGTGGCCGAGCGAATCGACGCTCGCACAGCGGCGCTCGATCTCGACCTCAGCCCGGTCTCGCGTGCGGAGGTTATCGCCGCGATCGAAGTCGAGGAAAATGACCGCGGAAGCCGACGGGCAGTGGCGGGGTTCGATTTCACGTTCTCCATCCCGAAGTCAGCATCGGTGCTGTGGGCGGTGTCAGATGCAGGAACACAATCTCTCATTGCGGACGCGCATCATGCGGCGGTTGCGGAGATGGTTGCGTTCATGGAGCGGGAGGTTGCCGCGACCCGTGTCGGCGCGGTCGGACGCAACGGGGCGGTTTCGCAGGTCGACGTGACCGGACTGATCGCGACGGCGTTCGACCACTACGACAGCAGAGCCGGCGACCCCCACCTTCACACCCACGTCGTGATCTCGAACAAGGTGCAGACCGCTCACGACGGAAAGTGGCGGTCCCTCGACGGCCACCCTCTGCACGCGGCAACGGTTGCACTGTCGGAACTGCATGAGGCCGTGTTCGCCGACCACCTGACCCGCGCCTTCGGCGTCGGGTGGGAAGCCCGAGAGATGGGGCGTGACCGCAACCCTGCGTGGGCGATCACCGCGGTGCCCGAGCATCTCGTGGTCGAGTTCTCGTCGCGCTCGCGGCAGATCGAGCAAGAGAAGAACCGGCTGATCGCCGAGTACATTGAGCGCCAGGGACGGCAACCCTCGCCGACCACCGTGATCAAGCTACGCGCACAGGCAACGCTCGCCACCCGGCCCGAGAAGCAAGTCCGCTCTCTCGCCGACCTCACCGCAGAGTGGCGCGCACGAGCGACCCACCTCCTCGGTGAAGACGCGACCACCTGGGCTCGCACCGTCACTGCGAACGGCGCCCCGCTGTTACTGCGTGCTGACGATGTGCCGCTGGACGTTATCGCGGAGCTCGGGCGCAGCGTCGTTGCGACGGTAGGGGAGAAGCGGTCGACCTGGCGGCGGTGGAACCTCACCGCAGAAGCCGCCCGCCAGACCATGCCCTACCGTCTCGCCACCACCAGAGACCGCGAAGCCATCGTCGGGATGGTCGTGGATGCCGCCGAAGCCGCCTCGCTGCGACTGACCCCGCCCGAGCTTGCGGCCAGTCCCGCGGTGTTCCGCCGGCCTAATGGTACGAGCGCATTCCGCCCGAAGGCATCGACGGTGTACACCTCAGAAGAACTCCTCGCCGCCGAAGACCGGCTCCTCGAGCGCGCCCGCACAATTACCGCGCCGACCGCGCCTATCGACGTCGTGGAGAAGGTCACCGCTCGCCCCGACTGCGAAGGACGAATGCTCGGCGAGGATCAGGCCGCGGCGCTTGCGGCGGTGGCCGTGTCAGGGCGAGTAGTCGACGTGTTGGTCGGCCCCGCTGGGGCCGGAAAGACCACGGCCATGCGTGCACTGCGCACCGCGTGGGAGCGTGAGCACGGACGAGGCAGCGTCGTCGGACTCGCCCCGTCGGCGGTCGCGGCGCAGGTCCTCGCGGACGACCTCGGTATCACGACGGAGAACACCGCGAAATGGTGGGACACCCATCAGCGCACCGGCGCGACCTTCCGCAAGGGTCAGCTGGTCATCATCGACGAAGCCTCCCTCGCCGGCACCCTCTCCCTCGACCGAATCACGGCCCTGGCCGAGCAGACGAGGGCGAAGGTGCTGTTGGTGGGGGACTGGGCGCAACTCCAATCCGTCACCGCAGGTGGTGCGTTCTCCCTCCTCGTCCACGACCGCGACGATGCCCCCGAACTGGTCGACGTGCACCGGTTCGTCAATGTGTGGGAGAAGACGGCCTCACTCGACCTGCGTCACGGCTGTGCCGAAGCGATTGACGCATACGCTGACCACGACCGCATCATCGGTGGCGACAACGAGACGATGATCGACGCCGCGTACACTGCCTGGCGCGCCGACACACGTGCTGGAATCGCGACAGTGCTGATCGCCGATTCGAACGAATCCGTCCATTCCTTGAACCAGCGCGCCCGCGCAGACCTGATTCTCGACGGCACCGTGAATGCACTCCGCGAAGTCGAACTCCAGGACACCTCCCGAGCCTCCATCGGCGATGCGATCATCACGCGTCGCAACGATCGGCGCCTGCATGCCGGTCGCGGGTGGGTGCGCAACGGAGACCGCTGGACGGTCACCGACGTTCGCGATGACGGCTCCCTCACCGTTCGCCGTGCCGGCATGCGTCGGGGTGGGGAGTTGGTGTTGCCGGCCGGGTATGTGGCCGAGTATGTCGACCTCGGATACGCGGTGACCGCACACCGTGCTCAGGGCATCACCACCGACACCTCTCATATCCTCGCCGATGCGAGCACTACGAGGGAGAACCTGTACGTTGCGATGACCCGTGGACGCGAAGCGAATCTCGTCTACATCGCCACCGACAGACCCGACGACTCCCACAACGGCCCGCACCCCGCAGACAACCCCGACGCAACGGCACGGACTGTGCTCTACGGGGTGCTGCAGCACGTCGGCGCGGAACTCTCCGCGCACGAGACGATCACCGCTGAGCAAGAAACGTGGGGATCGGTGGCGCAACTCGCGGCTGAGTACGAGACGATCGCGCAAGCCGCCCAGCACGACCGCTGGGCAACGCTCATCCGTAGCTCCGGTCTCACCCCGGACGAAGCCGAAGACACGATCCGCTCCGACACCTTCGGTGCTCTGACCGCAGAACTCCGACGCGCGGAAGCTAACCACCACGATGTCGACCTGCTACTTCCGCGACTGGGTGCAGCACGGGGATTCGGCGACGCGGACGACATCGCTGCGGTCCTTCACCACCGCCTCACGCGCGCCACCACCCGCCCAGCAGGGTCAGGGCGTACTCGCATGGCTCCCCGTTTGATCGCGGGCCTGATCCCCGAAGCCTCCGGGCCGATGGCAGCCGAGATGCAGCAGGCACTCACCGAGCGGCGAGAGCTGATTGGGCGGCGTGCCGACGCCGTCCTCGACCAAGCGACCCTAGAGAAACAGGAGTGGGTACTGAAGATCGGCGAGGAACCTACCGAGGCGGAGGCAGCAGCGAGTTGGCGGCGGCAAGCTCGAACCATCGCGGCGTACCGCGACCGCTACGACATCACTGCAAACAACCCGCTCGGTGCGGCACCAGGCGTCGAAGCGCAAAACATCGACCTTGCACGAGCCAGCGCCGCGCTGGTGAGGATCAAAACCATCAAAACGCAGCCGACCGACGAAGCAACGCCACCCTCACCGAGGCGTACAGGCACCGGCCGGGTCCTGTGA
- a CDS encoding sulfate permease: MIRLLWNASIHARGFLRRYMPTNILLDAIRTRRGLKWGVPATLLAAPYLLLASICTNFIADGGPGWLNLLVLLFTWNALKFIVVGPVSLALLIRARHRVAAATRAGH; encoded by the coding sequence ATGATCCGCCTACTCTGGAATGCCAGCATCCATGCCCGGGGGTTCCTCCGCCGGTACATGCCCACCAACATCCTCCTCGATGCGATCCGCACAAGGCGAGGACTCAAGTGGGGTGTGCCAGCAACGCTGCTTGCCGCGCCGTACCTGCTTCTCGCGAGTATCTGCACCAACTTCATCGCTGACGGTGGTCCCGGATGGCTCAATCTTCTCGTTCTCCTCTTCACGTGGAACGCGCTGAAGTTCATCGTCGTGGGGCCTGTGAGCCTCGCGCTGCTGATCCGCGCTCGCCACCGAGTGGCGGCGGCGACTCGTGCAGGTCATTAG